A portion of the Fusobacterium nucleatum genome contains these proteins:
- the pheT gene encoding phenylalanine--tRNA ligase subunit beta → MLISLNWLKQYVDIKESIDEIANALTMIGQEVEAIDIQGKDLDNVVIGQIVEFDKHPNSDRLTLLKVNVGGEEPLQIICGAKNHKLNDKVVVAKIGAVLPGNFKIKKSKIRDVESYGMLCSEAELGFTKESEGIIILPEDAPIGTEYREYMNLNDVIFELEITPNRPDCLSHIGIAREVAAYYNRKVKYPMIEITETIESINTMVKVDIEDKDRCKRYMGRVIKNVKVQESPDWLKSRIRAMGLNPINNIVDITNFVMFEYNQPMHAFDLDKLEGNITIRAAKKNEEITTLDGVDRVLKNGELVIADDEKAIAIAGVIGGQNTQIDNETKNIFVEVAYFTPENIRKTSRELGIFTDSAYRNERGMDVENLSNVMARAVSLIAEVAGGDVLSEVIDKYVEKPQRAEISLNLEKLNKFIGKNLTYDEVGKILTHLDIELKPLGEGTMLLIPPSYRADLTRPADIYEEVIRMYGFDNIEAKIPVMSIESGEENINFKMPRIVRGILKELGLNEVINYSFIPKFTKELFNFGDEVIEIKNPLSEDMAIMRPTLLYSLITNIRDNINRNQTDLKLFEISKTFKNLGAEKDGLAIEDLKVGIILSGREDKNLWNQSKTDYNFYDLKGYLEFLLERLNVTKYSLTRLENSNFHPGASAEIKIGEDIIGVFGELHPNLVNYFGIKREKLFFAELNLTKLLKYIKIKVNYESISKYPEVLRDLAITLDRDILVGDMIKEIKKKVALIEKIDIFDVYSGDKIDKDKKSVAMSIILRDKNRTLTDGDIDTAMNTILELIKDKYNGEIRK, encoded by the coding sequence ATGTTAATTTCATTAAATTGGCTAAAACAATATGTAGACATAAAAGAAAGTATTGATGAAATAGCTAATGCACTTACTATGATAGGACAAGAAGTTGAAGCTATTGATATTCAAGGTAAAGATTTAGATAATGTCGTAATTGGACAAATAGTTGAGTTTGATAAACATCCAAACTCAGACAGATTAACTTTATTAAAAGTTAATGTAGGAGGAGAAGAACCATTACAAATAATATGTGGTGCTAAGAATCATAAATTGAATGATAAAGTAGTGGTTGCTAAAATTGGAGCAGTGCTACCAGGAAATTTTAAGATAAAAAAGAGCAAGATAAGAGATGTCGAATCTTATGGAATGCTATGTTCTGAGGCTGAGTTAGGTTTTACAAAAGAAAGTGAAGGAATAATAATTCTTCCAGAAGATGCCCCAATAGGGACAGAATATAGAGAGTATATGAATTTAAATGATGTAATATTTGAATTAGAAATTACACCAAACAGACCAGATTGTTTATCTCATATAGGTATAGCAAGAGAGGTTGCAGCTTACTATAATAGAAAAGTTAAATATCCTATGATAGAAATAACTGAAACTATTGAATCAATAAATACTATGGTAAAAGTAGATATTGAAGATAAAGATAGATGTAAGAGATATATGGGAAGAGTGATTAAGAATGTGAAAGTTCAAGAGTCACCAGATTGGTTAAAATCAAGAATTAGAGCTATGGGATTAAATCCTATAAATAATATAGTTGATATAACAAACTTTGTTATGTTTGAATACAATCAACCTATGCATGCCTTTGATTTAGATAAATTAGAAGGAAATATAACAATAAGGGCTGCTAAGAAAAATGAAGAAATTACTACTCTTGATGGTGTAGATAGAGTATTAAAAAATGGAGAACTTGTTATAGCTGATGATGAAAAAGCAATAGCAATAGCAGGCGTGATTGGTGGACAGAATACTCAAATAGATAATGAAACAAAAAATATTTTTGTTGAGGTCGCATATTTTACACCAGAAAATATTAGAAAAACTTCAAGAGAATTAGGAATTTTTACAGATTCTGCTTATAGAAATGAAAGAGGAATGGATGTTGAAAATCTTAGTAATGTAATGGCAAGAGCAGTATCTTTAATAGCAGAAGTTGCAGGTGGAGATGTGTTATCAGAAGTTATTGATAAATATGTTGAAAAACCTCAAAGAGCTGAGATATCATTAAATTTAGAAAAATTAAATAAATTTATTGGAAAAAATTTAACTTATGATGAAGTTGGAAAAATTTTAACTCACTTAGATATTGAATTAAAACCCTTAGGAGAAGGGACTATGCTTTTGATTCCTCCTAGTTATAGAGCAGATTTAACAAGACCAGCAGATATCTATGAAGAAGTTATTAGAATGTATGGTTTTGATAATATAGAAGCTAAAATACCAGTTATGAGCATAGAGTCAGGAGAAGAAAACATAAACTTTAAAATGCCAAGAATAGTTAGAGGAATTTTAAAGGAATTAGGTTTGAATGAAGTTATAAATTATAGCTTCATACCAAAGTTTACAAAGGAATTATTTAATTTTGGAGATGAAGTTATAGAAATAAAAAATCCATTAAGTGAAGATATGGCTATAATGAGACCTACTTTACTATATAGTTTAATAACTAATATAAGAGATAATATAAATAGAAATCAAACAGACTTAAAACTATTTGAAATAAGTAAAACTTTTAAAAATCTTGGAGCAGAAAAAGATGGACTTGCTATTGAAGATTTAAAAGTAGGTATAATTTTATCTGGTAGAGAGGATAAAAACTTATGGAATCAATCAAAAACAGACTACAATTTCTATGATTTAAAAGGTTATTTAGAATTTTTACTTGAAAGACTAAATGTAACAAAATATTCTTTGACTAGATTAGAAAATAGTAATTTCCATCCAGGAGCAAGTGCTGAAATAAAAATAGGTGAAGATATAATAGGAGTATTTGGAGAGCTTCATCCTAATTTAGTCAATTATTTTGGTATAAAAAGAGAAAAATTATTCTTTGCTGAACTTAACTTAACAAAATTATTAAAATATATTAAAATAAAAGTAAATTATGAAAGTATTAGTAAATATCCAGAAGTACTAAGAGATTTAGCTATAACATTGGATAGAGATATCTTAGTTGGGGATATGATAAAAGAAATCAAAAAGAAAGTTGCACTTATTGAAAAAATAGATATCTTTGATGTATATTCGGGAGATAAGATTGATAAAGATAAAAAATCTGTTGCTATGAGTATAATATTGAGGGATAAGAACAGAACCCTTACAGATGGAGATATAGATACAGCTATGAACACCATTCTTGAACTTATTAAAGATAAATATAATGGTGAAATAAGAAAGTAA
- a CDS encoding toxin-antitoxin system YwqK family antitoxin, with amino-acid sequence MKKLLAGLFLLGSMLAFAAGEQRVPIEKVELNQQTSLVYLQGQQIPFTGIVEKKYASGKLEAALEFKDGKLNGKTLVYNESGKMKTEENYVNGALDGVSKSFYANGSVEFETTFRNNVKEGVEKHYSPSGRIETEVLFKNNVANGIAKQYNAEGKLEYETMIVNGKREGLSKKHYPSGKLLSEVTFRNDKEEGMMKGYFENGKLQLEIPYKNGQVDGLVKRYDENGQVVEQATFKNGQEIKAK; translated from the coding sequence ATGAAAAAGTTATTAGCAGGTTTATTTTTACTAGGTTCAATGTTAGCATTTGCAGCAGGTGAACAAAGAGTTCCTATTGAAAAAGTTGAGCTTAATCAACAAACTTCTTTGGTGTATCTTCAAGGACAACAAATTCCATTTACAGGAATAGTTGAAAAAAAGTATGCTAGTGGAAAACTTGAAGCTGCATTAGAATTTAAAGATGGAAAATTAAATGGAAAGACATTAGTTTACAATGAAAGTGGAAAAATGAAAACAGAAGAAAATTATGTGAATGGAGCATTAGATGGTGTGTCTAAATCTTTCTATGCTAATGGTTCAGTTGAATTTGAAACTACTTTTAGAAATAATGTAAAAGAGGGTGTTGAAAAACATTATTCTCCTTCTGGAAGAATAGAAACAGAAGTGTTATTTAAAAATAATGTAGCAAATGGAATTGCAAAACAATATAATGCAGAAGGTAAATTAGAATATGAAACTATGATAGTTAATGGTAAAAGAGAAGGATTATCTAAGAAACACTATCCAAGTGGAAAATTATTGAGTGAAGTAACTTTTAGAAATGATAAAGAAGAAGGAATGATGAAAGGTTACTTTGAAAATGGAAAATTACAATTAGAAATTCCTTATAAAAATGGACAAGTAGATGGACTTGTTAAAAGATATGATGAAAATGGACAAGTAGTTGAACAAGCAACATTTAAAAATGGTCAAGAAATAAAAGCAAAATAA
- a CDS encoding toxin-antitoxin system YwqK family antitoxin, whose product MKKLLLGLFLLASALSFAAGRVLRDKEAEFKDGVVYVKGENKAYTGTLEGYNERGVLEARKEFKNGKMDGSSKIFYPNGKVLSEATFKDGNQVGVQKDYYEDGKIKAELPYKNDVIEGTMKEYYPNGKLKSNISMKNGKRDGLEKIYYENGKLKYELNYKNGEPYGNMKLYDETGNLVGEGPYFEVTTK is encoded by the coding sequence ATGAAAAAATTATTATTAGGATTATTTTTATTAGCATCAGCATTATCGTTTGCCGCTGGAAGAGTTCTTAGAGATAAAGAGGCTGAATTTAAAGATGGTGTTGTATATGTAAAGGGAGAAAATAAAGCTTATACTGGTACACTAGAAGGATACAATGAAAGAGGAGTTTTAGAAGCAAGAAAAGAATTTAAGAATGGAAAAATGGATGGTTCTTCAAAAATATTCTATCCTAATGGAAAAGTTTTAAGTGAAGCAACTTTTAAAGATGGAAACCAAGTTGGAGTACAAAAAGATTACTATGAAGATGGAAAAATAAAAGCAGAATTACCATATAAGAATGATGTTATAGAAGGTACTATGAAAGAATATTATCCAAATGGAAAATTAAAATCAAATATTTCTATGAAAAATGGAAAAAGAGATGGGCTTGAAAAGATTTACTATGAAAATGGAAAATTAAAATATGAATTAAACTATAAAAATGGTGAGCCATATGGAAATATGAAACTTTATGATGAAACTGGAAATCTTGTGGGAGAAGGACCTTATTTTGAAGTAACAACAAAGTAA
- a CDS encoding toxin-antitoxin system YwqK family antitoxin — MKKLLLALFLIFSVLLFSAERKTPVEQTFKDENSGKVYVQGEKTPYTGIVEGKYSNGKVKILVSYKNGILNGKVLQYYENGKIKSEDTFMNEALNGVSKGYYENGKVEYEISYKNDKKDGIEKRYSNTGILVVEFSYKNDELNGIIKKYNENTGKLEMEALYKNDKIEGIAKSYYPSGKLEREQTYKNNIRDGISKEYYENGKLQMQTNYKNGQLEGINKRYSQKGVLEEEVEYKNGKMEGSSKLFYPSGKLKSIATFKNGLQVGVQKDYYEDGKLKLETLYKDGNKNGITKSYYPNGKVQVEVNFKNGQLDGVLKQFDENGRLINQETYQNGNKINN; from the coding sequence ATGAAAAAATTATTATTAGCTTTATTTTTAATATTTTCTGTTTTATTATTTTCAGCAGAAAGAAAAACTCCAGTAGAACAAACATTTAAAGATGAAAATTCTGGAAAAGTGTATGTTCAAGGTGAAAAAACTCCATATACAGGAATAGTTGAAGGTAAATATTCAAATGGAAAAGTAAAAATATTAGTAAGCTATAAAAATGGAATTTTGAATGGAAAAGTACTTCAATACTATGAAAATGGAAAAATTAAATCAGAAGATACATTTATGAATGAAGCTTTAAATGGAGTTTCAAAAGGATATTATGAAAATGGGAAAGTAGAATATGAAATTAGTTATAAGAATGATAAAAAGGATGGAATTGAGAAAAGATATTCAAATACGGGAATATTAGTAGTTGAATTTTCATATAAAAATGATGAATTAAATGGAATTATAAAAAAATATAATGAGAATACTGGAAAATTAGAAATGGAAGCACTCTATAAAAATGATAAAATAGAAGGTATTGCAAAAAGTTATTATCCAAGTGGAAAATTAGAACGAGAACAAACATATAAAAATAACATAAGAGATGGAATATCAAAGGAATACTATGAAAATGGGAAATTACAAATGCAAACTAACTATAAAAATGGACAATTAGAAGGGATAAATAAACGTTATTCTCAAAAGGGAGTTTTGGAAGAAGAAGTTGAATATAAAAATGGAAAAATGGAAGGTTCATCAAAACTTTTCTATCCAAGTGGAAAATTAAAAAGTATAGCAACATTTAAAAATGGACTTCAAGTAGGGGTACAAAAAGATTATTATGAGGATGGAAAATTAAAATTAGAAACTCTTTATAAGGATGGAAATAAAAATGGAATAACAAAAAGCTATTATCCAAATGGAAAAGTTCAAGTAGAAGTTAATTTTAAAAATGGGCAATTAGATGGAGTCCTTAAACAATTTGATGAAAATGGAAGGTTAATTAATCAAGAAACTTATCAAAATGGTAATAAAATTAATAATTAG
- a CDS encoding toxin-antitoxin system YwqK family antitoxin, which translates to MKKLLLGLFLIGSVLTFTAERVVKMENAYVDDKGIVYIIGEKTPFTGIVENYKVPPISAGDSVLEGKIPFKNGVIEGSSKLYYPSGKLASVATFKNGKVEGIQKDYYENGKIKREISHKNGVVDGVSKLYYPNGKVQNESTHKKGVPDGVSKTYYENGKLLVEVTYKNGVQVGVQKDYYENGKLKVELPFKNGIIEGIAKVYYPSGKLMTEESYKNNQLDGIVKRYDESGKLIEQETYQNGNKIK; encoded by the coding sequence ATGAAAAAATTATTATTAGGATTATTTTTAATAGGTTCAGTTTTAACATTTACAGCAGAAAGAGTAGTAAAAATGGAAAATGCTTACGTTGATGATAAAGGTATAGTATATATTATAGGAGAAAAGACTCCATTTACAGGTATAGTAGAAAACTATAAAGTACCCCCTATTTCAGCAGGAGATAGTGTATTAGAAGGAAAAATTCCTTTTAAAAATGGAGTAATAGAAGGTTCTTCAAAATTATATTATCCAAGTGGAAAATTAGCAAGTGTAGCAACCTTTAAAAATGGTAAAGTAGAGGGAATACAAAAAGATTACTATGAAAATGGAAAAATTAAGAGAGAAATTTCACATAAAAATGGAGTCGTAGATGGCGTTTCAAAGCTTTATTATCCTAATGGAAAAGTTCAAAATGAAAGTACTCATAAGAAAGGTGTACCAGATGGTGTATCTAAAACTTATTATGAGAATGGAAAATTGCTTGTAGAAGTAACTTATAAAAATGGTGTACAGGTAGGAGTGCAAAAAGATTATTATGAAAATGGAAAATTAAAAGTAGAACTTCCCTTTAAAAATGGAATTATAGAAGGTATTGCAAAAGTTTACTATCCAAGTGGAAAATTAATGACAGAGGAAAGTTACAAAAATAATCAGTTAGATGGAATAGTTAAAAGATATGATGAAAGTGGAAAATTAATAGAACAAGAAACATATCAAAATGGTAATAAAATAAAATAA
- a CDS encoding toxin-antitoxin system YwqK family antitoxin, which produces MKKKLLAIFLLVSSLIFSEERILLFEEIFLDEKTEMVYAIGEETPYTGVVEDYKFLIKDRVLEGRVIFKNGLMEGTFKLLYPSGKIARIMTYKNGKREGIQKVYYESGIIERETSYKNGLIDGLMKNYYPNGNIRSEMLLKKEVLDGITRTYYKNGKLKVEVSYQNGVKVGVQKGYYQNGKLKIEHPIDKNGLTTGTVKVYYPSGKIMAEESYKNDKLDGIVKIYDESGKIISEEFYKNGNKIK; this is translated from the coding sequence ATGAAAAAGAAATTATTAGCTATATTTTTACTAGTATCAAGCTTAATATTTTCAGAAGAGAGAATATTGTTATTTGAAGAAATATTTCTAGATGAAAAAACTGAAATGGTATATGCTATAGGTGAAGAAACTCCATATACAGGTGTAGTAGAAGATTATAAATTTTTAATTAAAGATAGGGTTTTAGAAGGAAGAGTTATATTTAAAAATGGACTAATGGAAGGAACTTTTAAACTTCTCTATCCAAGTGGTAAAATAGCAAGGATAATGACATATAAAAATGGAAAAAGAGAAGGTATACAAAAGGTCTATTATGAAAGTGGAATAATAGAGAGAGAAACTTCTTATAAAAATGGACTTATAGATGGTTTAATGAAAAATTATTATCCAAATGGAAATATTCGAAGTGAAATGCTTTTAAAAAAAGAGGTACTAGATGGAATAACTAGAACTTATTATAAAAATGGAAAATTAAAAGTAGAAGTATCATATCAAAATGGAGTAAAAGTTGGAGTACAAAAAGGTTATTATCAAAATGGAAAATTAAAAATAGAGCATCCAATTGATAAAAATGGACTTACGACTGGAACTGTAAAGGTTTATTATCCAAGTGGAAAAATAATGGCAGAAGAAAGTTACAAAAATGATAAACTAGATGGAATAGTTAAAATATATGATGAAAGTGGAAAGATAATTAGTGAAGAATTTTATAAAAATGGTAATAAAATAAAATAA
- a CDS encoding toxin-antitoxin system YwqK family antitoxin, whose amino-acid sequence MKKIILGIFLIASALSFSAERKISAEQMIIDQNTEIIYAQGEKTPFTGIVEFKYENGKIQGLMGVKNGVLDGKGVTYYPSGKIQSKENYKNGVEDGINIIYYENGNVEYEKNVTDNGMTIYEKHYHSSGKLDFEATYKNRKLDGAVKKYGENGEVIQELIYKNGVRVK is encoded by the coding sequence ATGAAAAAAATAATATTAGGAATATTTTTAATAGCATCAGCTTTATCTTTTTCAGCAGAAAGAAAGATTTCCGCTGAGCAAATGATAATAGATCAAAATACTGAAATTATATATGCACAAGGAGAGAAGACTCCATTTACAGGTATAGTTGAATTTAAATATGAAAATGGGAAAATACAAGGACTAATGGGAGTTAAAAATGGTGTATTAGATGGAAAAGGTGTCACTTACTATCCAAGTGGTAAAATACAATCAAAAGAAAATTATAAAAATGGTGTAGAAGATGGAATAAACATTATATACTATGAAAATGGTAATGTAGAATATGAAAAAAATGTAACAGATAATGGAATGACAATTTATGAGAAACATTATCATTCATCAGGTAAATTAGATTTTGAAGCTACTTATAAAAATAGAAAATTAGATGGGGCAGTTAAAAAATATGGAGAAAATGGAGAAGTAATTCAAGAACTAATATATAAAAACGGTGTACGAGTAAAATAA
- a CDS encoding toxin-antitoxin system YwqK family antitoxin, whose translation MKKLILGLFLVGSALSFSAERTLSYEETFLDKKNGKVYAIGEETPYTGIVENYKFLSGDRVLEGRIIFKNGLMEGTFKLLYPSGKTASIATYKNGETDGIQKEYYENGQIKMEVLHKNGKAEGYLRTYYLNGKLEGEEKYQNGLREGLTKSYYEDGSLEGERFYKNNNLEGINKIYHPNGKIQMEANFKDNKLEGIVKRYDENGKITSEEFYKNGNRIK comes from the coding sequence ATGAAAAAATTAATATTAGGATTATTTTTAGTAGGTTCAGCTTTATCTTTTTCAGCAGAAAGAACTTTATCATATGAAGAAACATTTCTAGATAAAAAAAATGGGAAGGTATATGCTATAGGTGAAGAAACACCATATACAGGTATAGTAGAAAATTATAAATTTTTAAGTGGAGATAGGGTTTTAGAAGGAAGAATTATATTTAAAAATGGACTAATGGAAGGAACTTTTAAACTTCTCTATCCAAGTGGTAAAACAGCAAGTATAGCAACATATAAAAATGGAGAAACAGATGGTATACAAAAAGAATACTATGAAAATGGTCAAATAAAAATGGAAGTTTTACATAAAAATGGAAAAGCAGAAGGTTATCTAAGAACATATTATCTGAATGGAAAACTAGAAGGTGAAGAAAAATATCAGAATGGTTTAAGAGAAGGTTTAACAAAATCATATTATGAAGATGGTAGTTTAGAAGGAGAGAGATTTTATAAGAATAATAATTTAGAAGGAATAAACAAAATTTATCATCCAAATGGAAAAATTCAAATGGAAGCTAATTTTAAGGACAACAAACTAGAAGGAATAGTTAAAAGATATGACGAAAATGGAAAGATAACTAGTGAAGAATTTTATAAAAATGGTAATAGAATAAAATAA
- a CDS encoding toxin-antitoxin system YwqK family antitoxin, protein MKKLLLGVFLLMSVLSFAAGRKVPIEKMMVDDTTGITYVQGEKTPFTGTVEVKYDNGKVQALMEVKDGFLEGKTETYYPSGKIQSKENYKKGYEDGLNVLYYESGQIEYEKNTTNEGKTVHTKHYYPSGKIDFESTYKNGKLNGEVKKYDENGQLIQQGIFKDGVQVK, encoded by the coding sequence ATGAAAAAATTATTATTAGGAGTATTTTTATTGATGTCAGTCTTATCATTTGCAGCAGGTAGAAAGGTTCCTATAGAAAAAATGATGGTAGATGATACTACTGGAATAACTTATGTTCAAGGAGAAAAGACTCCATTTACAGGTACAGTTGAAGTAAAGTATGATAATGGTAAAGTTCAAGCTTTGATGGAAGTTAAAGATGGATTTTTAGAAGGAAAAACTGAAACTTATTATCCAAGTGGTAAAATACAATCAAAGGAAAATTATAAAAAAGGTTATGAAGATGGGTTAAATGTATTATATTATGAAAGTGGTCAAATAGAATATGAAAAAAATACAACAAATGAAGGAAAAACAGTTCATACAAAACATTATTATCCATCAGGAAAAATAGATTTTGAATCTACTTACAAAAATGGAAAATTAAATGGTGAAGTTAAAAAATATGATGAGAATGGACAATTAATTCAACAAGGAATATTTAAAGATGGTGTACAAGTAAAATAA
- the galE gene encoding UDP-glucose 4-epimerase GalE: MSILVCGGAGYIGSHVVKYLLEKNEDVVVVDSLITGHIDAVDEKAHLELGDLKDEEFLNRVFEKYQIDGVIDFAAFSLVGESVGEPLKYFENNFYGTLCLLKVMKNNNVDKIVFSSTAATYGEAENMPILETDRTEPTNPYGESKLAVEKMFKWCANAYGLKYTALRYFNVAGAYPSGEIGEAHTCETHLIPLILQVALGQREKISIYGDDYPTPDGTCIRDYIHVMDLADAHYLALNRLRNGGDSQIFNLGNGEGFSVKEVIEVTRKVTGYPIPAEVSPRRAGDPARLIASSKKAIDELKWKPKYDKLEQIIETAWNWHKNHPNGYED, from the coding sequence ATGTCTATATTAGTTTGTGGAGGAGCAGGCTATATTGGTAGCCATGTTGTTAAATATTTGTTAGAAAAAAATGAAGATGTTGTTGTTGTTGATAGCTTAATCACAGGACATATTGATGCTGTTGATGAAAAAGCACATTTAGAGCTTGGAGATTTAAAAGATGAAGAATTTTTAAATAGAGTTTTTGAAAAATATCAAATAGATGGGGTTATAGATTTTGCTGCTTTCTCTTTGGTTGGAGAAAGTGTGGGGGAACCTTTAAAGTATTTTGAAAATAATTTCTATGGTACTCTTTGCCTATTAAAAGTTATGAAAAATAATAATGTTGATAAGATAGTATTTTCTTCTACTGCTGCAACTTATGGTGAGGCTGAAAATATGCCTATACTTGAAACTGATAGAACAGAGCCTACTAACCCTTATGGAGAAAGTAAACTAGCTGTTGAAAAAATGTTTAAATGGTGTGCTAATGCTTATGGATTAAAATATACTGCTTTAAGATACTTCAATGTTGCTGGTGCATATCCAAGTGGAGAAATTGGAGAAGCTCACACTTGTGAAACTCATTTAATTCCATTGATTTTACAAGTTGCATTAGGGCAAAGAGAAAAAATATCTATCTATGGAGATGACTATCCTACTCCTGATGGAACTTGCATAAGAGACTATATTCATGTAATGGACTTAGCAGATGCTCATTATCTTGCTTTAAATAGATTAAGAAATGGTGGAGATAGCCAAATATTTAACTTAGGAAATGGGGAAGGTTTCTCTGTAAAAGAAGTTATAGAAGTTACAAGAAAGGTTACAGGATATCCTATTCCCGCAGAAGTTAGTCCTAGAAGAGCAGGAGACCCTGCAAGACTTATAGCTTCATCTAAAAAAGCTATTGATGAATTAAAATGGAAACCTAAATATGATAAATTAGAACAAATTATTGAAACTGCTTGGAACTGGCATAAAAATCATCCAAATGGATATGAAGATTAA
- a CDS encoding UDP-glucose--hexose-1-phosphate uridylyltransferase: MEICSLINRLIKYALKNSLITEDDVMFVRNELMALLHLKDWQDVKENCQIPEYPQEILDKICDYAVEQKIIEDGVTDRDIFDTEIMGKFTAFPREIIETFKELSQQNIKLATDFFYNFSKKTNYIRTERIEKNLYWKSLTEYGDLEITINLSKPEKDPKEIERQKNMPQVNYPKCLLCYENVGFAGTLTHPARQNHRVIPLTLDNERWYFQYSPYVYYNEHAIIFCSEHREMKINRDTFSRTLDFINQFPHYFIGSNADLPIVGGSILSHDHYQGGNHEFPMAKSEIEKEVIFDKYPNIKAGIVKWPMSVLRLKSLNRKDLVDLADKTLKAWREYSDEEVGVFAYTNSTPHNTITPIARKRGDYFEIDLVLRNNRTDEANPLGIFHPHSEHHNIKKENIGLIEVMGLAVLPGRLKFEMRKIAEYLKDEDFEKKISDDKDTAKHLTWLKAFINKYSNLKTLSVDEILENILNVEIGLTFSRVLEDAGVFKRDEKGKNAFLKFINHIGGRF; encoded by the coding sequence ATTGATGGCATTATTACATTTAAAAGATTGGCAAGATGTAAAAGAAAATTGTCAAATACCAGAATATCCACAAGAAATATTGGATAAAATCTGTGACTATGCAGTAGAACAGAAAATAATAGAAGATGGAGTTACAGATAGAGATATTTTTGACACAGAAATTATGGGAAAATTTACTGCTTTTCCAAGAGAAATTATAGAAACTTTTAAAGAACTTTCTCAACAAAATATAAAATTAGCAACAGATTTTTTCTATAATTTTTCTAAAAAGACTAACTATATCAGAACTGAAAGAATAGAAAAAAATCTATATTGGAAAAGTCTAACAGAATATGGAGACTTAGAAATCACTATAAATCTATCTAAACCAGAAAAAGATCCAAAGGAAATTGAAAGACAAAAAAATATGCCACAAGTAAATTATCCTAAATGTCTTTTATGCTATGAAAATGTTGGTTTTGCTGGAACTTTAACTCATCCTGCAAGACAAAATCATAGAGTTATACCTTTAACTTTGGATAACGAAAGATGGTATTTTCAATATTCTCCTTATGTTTACTACAATGAACATGCAATAATATTCTGTTCAGAACATAGAGAAATGAAAATAAATAGAGATACTTTTTCAAGAACTTTGGACTTTATAAATCAATTTCCACATTATTTCATAGGCTCTAATGCTGATTTACCAATAGTTGGAGGTTCTATTTTAAGCCATGACCACTATCAAGGTGGAAATCATGAATTTCCTATGGCTAAGTCAGAAATTGAAAAAGAAGTTATTTTTGATAAGTACCCTAATATAAAAGCAGGTATAGTAAAATGGCCTATGTCTGTTTTAAGATTAAAATCTTTAAATAGAAAAGACTTGGTTGATTTAGCAGATAAAACTTTAAAAGCTTGGAGAGAGTATTCAGATGAAGAAGTTGGAGTATTTGCATATACAAATTCAACTCCACACAATACTATAACTCCTATTGCTAGAAAAAGAGGAGATTATTTTGAAATTGATTTAGTTCTAAGAAACAATAGAACGGATGAAGCTAATCCTTTGGGTATCTTCCACCCACATAGTGAACACCACAATATTAAAAAGGAAAATATTGGGTTAATAGAAGTTATGGGACTTGCAGTTTTACCAGGAAGATTAAAATTTGAAATGAGAAAGATTGCAGAATATTTAAAAGATGAAGATTTTGAAAAGAAAATATCAGATGATAAAGACACTGCAAAACATTTAACTTGGTTAAAAGCCTTTATAAATAAATATTCTAATCTTAAAACCTTATCAGTAGATGAAATTTTAGAGAATATTTTGAATGTTGAAATCGGTTTAACATTCTCAAGAGTTCTTGAAGATGCAGGAGTATTTAAAAGAGATGAAAAAGGAAAGAATGCCTTTCTTAAATTTATAAATCATATTGGAGGTAGATTCTAA